A region of the Phaeodactylum tricornutum CCAP 1055/1 chromosome 1, whole genome shotgun sequence genome:
GTCTGTCCATGCATAGATAATAGTTGGGTTACGGGGAATTCGTGGATTCCGTAGGAGGACGGACGGATGCACAACAGGCCTTTCAACATCCGTTGAGATCGCCAGCGTGTAGCTAACGTTTTCGCACAAGACTTGGGATGTGTTCACTGTCGGGAGAGATAAGTGTCAATCGTGTAGGAGAGAGAATTCTCCATCGTTTGGTACTCGCTACCGAATCGCGAAACTCCGTTGGCTGTCGTAGATTCGAACGTCCCGAGGGAACGACTGTCCTACGCCAGTGTACCGAACCAATGCGTGGTACGTCGGGTAGTAGGTAAACGATCGTGTGGTAGTGGTTCTACGGCACACTCCGCCACGGGACAGTAACGACGGCTCGCGACCAAGATGCACTTACTGTAGTAGAGCCATTTTCCGTTCTAGCTTTACTgttggtagtagtagtaggaGTGGTAGTAATAGCGTAGCAGCGTACGTAATACGCAagatcgatcgatcgattgTTCGACAGATCCGTTGCGGATCCAGAGCGCCCAACGACACTGACCTCTGTACTACAACAATAACGACAACGATCAGTACCACCCTTTCGTATCACTGACTCCCCGACGAGCTTGCTGCCGCGTactcaccgtcaatcccTTAGCAAGTATTCCACAACCACTCCACCTCCTACTACACTGCTCCTGACGGCATTCCTCGagtttgttgttgtcgttgggtTTGGTTTGTTGCGTTGGTAGTCCGCAGTAGGCCGAGATAAGAAACCGTTGAGTACGAGTCgagactcacagtcaggctTGGAGTTGCTGTCCTCGTCTTCCTAGTTATCGTTCTCGTTGTTGTGATCACAACCCCCATTGGTGTTCACCATGTCGAATCCTTTTGATCAGTTCACGTCGGACTTTCAAGCGTCGTTGCCACCGGGTGTCCCCCACACGCAGCAGCCTCCGGAAGCGCCACCGAACTACCAACCTGCCGCAGCAATGGGATCGCCGCCTCCGATGGGTGCAACTTACGGAAACTACGGGGCGCCCCAATCGTACGGACAGCCTCCTCCGCCGACGTTCGCGGCTCCGAATCCGTACGGCACCAACGTGCCGCCAGTCCCGCAGCCTCCTCCGGGGCCAACCGCGAACGAATCCTACGGAGGCTATGGAGCGCAAGGAGGCTACGCGGGGGCTCCGAATCCGCCCGGTGTAGACGAGGGAAACCCCTTTGGCAATTCGGGTGCGGGTGCTGGGATGGGTGCGGGTGCTCCACCGGATCCGCACCCCCCGCAACCTCCGCAACCCCCACAGTATCCGGCGGATCCTTGGGGATCTGCGGGTCCCAATGGTCCTCCCCCTCCATCGCAAGCCGACGCCAATCCCTACGCGCAACCCGCGTACGGACaaccgccgccgccaccggaCGCTACTTCCTACGGTGCTCCTCCTCCGCAACATCAGCCTGCCTTTGGATCACCACCTCCTCCGCAAGGACCACCGCAACAACCGTACGAGTCCTACGGCTCCGTCCCCGCGCAGCCCTACGGACAACCGGACCCTTACGGACCCGACGCCGGTGCCTTGGTGCCAGCGCACGTTCAATCCAATCCCTACGCCGCTTACGGACAACCCGCCTACGGAcagccgccaccaccacagCAAGCACACAACCCCTACGGACAGCCACCaccgcaacaacaagcacAGTACGCACAGCCTGCCCCACCCGCTCCGGTGGATCCCTTTTCCGTCTTTGATTCGTCCGCCGCTCCCGCACCCTCGCAAGAACGCGCTCTCGTCCCTGCCGGGCCCGATCCCACGGCCGCCAACGATGATGATTTCTTTGGAGCCTTTTCCGCCAACGCACCCGCTCCTGCCGCGGTACCACAAGCGCTCGTCACCCAGGCCGAgacggaagaaaaaaaggGTGACGATGGACTACCTCCCGGCGGAGAATGGTACGATGCACGTATCTTTACCCCAACCCTGGGGGTCATGTTCTTCAAACCACAAGAATTGACCGATTCGCTCTTTTTGAATACCGACAAGGAAATGGTAGACAGTCTCGCGGATCGCCCCGTCGTTGCCTTTATCGTCGAGGGTTCGTCGGCGCGCTCGGCCGGAGTTGAACTCGGACACATTTTGCTCAAAGTCAACGGGGTGGACGTGCGCAGCCCCAAGGAAGCCTCGCGATTGATCAAGGAAGGACCGCGTCCCTTGCCCTTGCTCTTTTACGTCCCCGGGACCGATGTCGTGACGGCCGAAGGCGAACACATGGTCAAATACGACACGAAAGAAACGACCGCGCCCAACAGCGCCAAGGAATGGAAACCCAAGTACATTGTAATTGGTGGCATCATTGCGCAACCCTGGATGATGAATATGTACCGATCCAAGGTAAGTAAGCGTTCAGTATCGTTGGATATGTCTGTATCGCTGGAGATGTCGTTACGTGGGAACCACACGCCTTCCTTGGCTCACCTTGCtattttttttctttttctttcagtCCGAATACGACATTGCCGTTATTGAAACACAAGCTCGTCGTCCAGTTTCGGTCAAGGTTAAGCAATTTTCCTTGCAAGGCGCTCGTATTCAGAATGACTGGCAAGGCCCCCAAATGGTGAAGTACAAGAACAAGTTGCACCCGTGGAAGTACATTGTGGTATTGCCCGTGGCGCGGAATCCGATCAAAATATCGTCCCCCAACTTGGCGTCGCTTAAGCCTGTACACGAAGGCATTCGTCGACTCTTGCTGTCTCAGCAACGCGAtcgcggcggtggcggtaCCCGCAGCTCGGGGGATCCTTACCGGTCCTCCAATGGCGGATACAACCAGGGCGGACGGGAGGATCCGTACGCGAACCGCAGCAACGGTGGTGGCGATCCGTACGCCAGCCGTGGCAGCGGTGGTGGCGATCCGTACGCGAATCACAACAGCGGCGGTGGCGATCCGTACGCGAATCGCAACAGCGGTGGGGGCGGTGGCTACGACCAATCATCCCAACGTGGCGGCTATGACCAATCATCTCAAGGTGGTGGTGGCTACGACCAATCCGTCCAACGTGGTGGCGGCTACGACCAAGGTGGGTACGGCGGTCCGCCtccacagcagcagcaacaacaaccaccacAGCCACAGCAGCACTACCAGCAGCAACCGTATCGTTACTAAAGAGGAACGGCAGCGGCAACGGCAGGAATCGAAAGGTTGTTGGTAGTGTCACTCGCTTTCGCGGGTTTCTCGTAACGTTACACGAATAGTATAGTGAAAAGACCAATATTTGTTTCGTAGGTTGCGTATGGTGTTGCAGTTTCTGTTAATTCGCCGGCCAGCCCTAGATAGTATCTGGAAGCCAGGTTTCTTGAGGCCTCCAGCTGGAGATTGCTGTTATTGACACTAACAGTAGATATCATCGGAGCCGTGTCACGCATGTGTACGACGTTCTTTCTGAATGTACATTTCGACCGACAGATGCAATCACATTCCGCACACAATTTTCGTTCCGGAAATTTGACCTGGCATCTTTCGTCCTCCCTAAGAGCTATACATTAGTGCGTCCTAATTGTAAATCAAGAAAACTCAAATGAAGTCCTCTATCACAGCATCAGGGAATCGACGGCAGAACGTCGTTTCGTTTACGATATTCCTTCTCCAAGTTCTCCGTGTCGCTGCCTGGTTCGCCTCACCCTTTCCGTCCCACTCATCACGACCGACGTCAGCGGGCGTATCACCCCTCTCCTTTTGGACATCTTCTGCTAGTGTCAGTGTATGTAAGGGATCGCGTACCACTTTGTCTACCACTTTTGCTCGTTGCCGACGAACGCTGGCATTGCACAGTGGTCTCAGCGACGTGGAAAATTCAATCGGCTTGAACGAGTTACATACACTGCTGCGTGACGCCGTCCAAAAGGAGGACTATGTAGAAGCCGGGCGGGTATCGAATATTGTTTTGAGTCGATTGTACGGTGACGATCCATCTGTACCGGAGGCTACCCGACGCGAACAGCGGCGCCGCATGAGTTGGAAGGGACTGGGTGCGGCACCGTGGTTGAACGATCGACTCGATTCTTTGAACTACACCTTTCCCACGACGATCCAGATTaacgccatggaagccgtTAATGCGATTCTGAATACCACGGATGAAGTGATGGAATCAGTGTCGTTGGAAGAACGCGTAGATGTGCATCAAAGGGACATGGGTGTCGTCGTTAGCGGAACAACCGGGTCCGGCAAGACCTTGGCTTATCTGGTACCGCTGCTGAGCACGCTAAGTGATTCCCTGTTTTTGCGACAACGTATTCGGGTGGGTGCCGAAGAAGCCGTGGGTGACACCACGGGAGATTTGTTGGACCGAGTGGCCGTTGTAACTTCGCCAATGATTCGTTCCAACAGCCGCAAACAAACACGCCAGAGCGGCGCGATTGCTACGGGCGCATCCATGTCGAGTTTGGGTCAGTCGGGAAAGGACGTCAAGAGTCCGTTGGCACTCATTGTAGTGCCCACACGAGAATTGGGCGTACAAACGGCCATGCTATTGTACCAGCTCGTGGGCGGTAACATCAAGGACGATCCGACTGCTCTCACGGGACGAGCCAATATGTTCAAGTACAAAGGCCCCAAAGGTATTCGCATTGGTTGTGTActggacgatgaagaggcATCGTTTGGTCTGAAACTGCAAACAGACGTGGCCATTACCACTCCCCAATACCTAGGCAAACTTatggacgatgaagatgtGCTGCCTTCCAAGTTACGAGTGATCATTTACGACGAAGCTGATTTGGCGCTTGAAAAGACGGACGCCAAAGATTTAGAGCGTCTCTTTGATGACGATCCCGAAGAGCGCGAGTATACGCGGCTGACTTATTTGGTCGGTGCCAGCGTGACGGAAGCGTTAGGCAATCTGGCCGTGGCGTCACGTATTTTGCCGCAAGGCAAGAGTTGCATTGCTACGGCAACACGATTTGCCGCGTTGCAATCGGAGGAGCCCCTGGCCGACGCCGCACGGATTGCTGGAGGAGAAAAGAGCGCCAGTCTGAAAGACCTGAGCGTTTGCCTGTATCCTGGGTTGAAACACGAGAGAGCAGTTGTCCCCAACGACTCGTCCGGTCTACTGACTTTGACGCGACTGCTACGCAAAGAGCTGCAAGCCTACGATCAAACCGTGAAAGAAGCGGGTGACAGCGGTGTCGCCTTTAACACGGTACAAAGGCCGCGCGTGGTCGTTTTCTTTCCAGACGAGGAACAAGCCAAGAAAGCAATCGTGCCATTGCGAGATACCATGTGGGGAGAACACAAGTTGTGCGTACTACTTCCGACTATTGGATTTAATCCTTTGACCATTATGGATCAGTTCAAACGCAACGAAACATCCGTCATGTTGGCAACCGCAAATTCTGTACGGGGTCTGGACTTTCCCGCTCTGACACACGTCTACACGCTTTATTTGCCGATGAATGATCCCAGGGAATACGTGCACTTGGCGGGTCGAGTGGGACGAGTTGGGCAGCTCGGTAGCGTACTAGGTGACGGTGGGCACGTGGTTTCCATACTTCGAGAAGACGATGCGGGCAAGATGGATGAACTGGCCGCAACTTTAGGTTTTGAATTTGTCGACATTGAGGCGACGCCGGACGTTATTCCACGTGGGGAAGACGGTTCCCTGGATGTTGATAATGTGGACGTGGAAAAGATGCGGCGGTTACTTGAAGACACCATGACGCTGGTGGATTTGGCCGAAGATATTGGCGACGACCCCACAGTCATTGAAGCTACCTTGGTCGACGATagcgatgaagaagatgatgaggacgacgGAGACGAGGATTCGTTTCAATAGAAGACGACGGTAAAGGGTAGACGATAATAAAGCCAACCGCTTTACTAGTAGTTCCCGTAGTTGCGCTTTGTCCTATCTTCTCTATTCCAagtcttcctcgtccgatTCGTCTGGaagttcttcttcattttccaaaacaTATATTTCCTCGGCCATTTTCCAGACCTGCAAGATATTGTCTTCGGCGACACTGGCAATGGTCCAGGGATCTTTGACGTTCCAACTAAAGTCGGAAACCTTACTGGTGTGCCCTCCGTGCAGAAAGAGCAGTTCCGGCGGACCGTCTTCGGCGTCTTCTACGCTTTGCTCCATACCGATGCGGGACAAGTCCCAGACACCCACGCGTCGGTCGGCCGAGCATGAAGCGAGTACGCCTTCGGCGTGCGGGGCCCAAGAAAGGTTGTAAACTTCGTCCGTGTGCGATTTTAGCGTGTGGAGACGACTGGGAGGGTAGAAATATGAAGTAAAGTACATGCAAGGAAATAAACAGAGCATTGTGAGGAGTACAGATAAACGGCGCTGCCGATGGActgtttgtgtgtgtgtatgttGGACACCCTTCACGCGACGGTAGGACGGTGTGGTACGTACGTATCGAGATTGCGCAAATCCCAAATGGCAATGTCGTGGTCAGCACTACCGGTCGCGAGTCGATACTCGTCATGCGGACAAAAGGCGACACTGTTAACGTCCCGATCATGGGCGTTGGGTTTGGAGCGTAGCGGTTTCGAAGGTTCCCGCAAATCCCAAATGGCGAGGAGTTGATCGTCACCGACGGATGCCAGCATGTTGGGATCGTGTGCGTGCCAATCGACGTCTTCGACGGTCGCTTGATGCGCCGATAGTGTGGCATGGGCGGCGACTTGGATTCCACCGCTGTCCGTCCCGGTACTTGGTGGAGATTGGAGTACAGTGTTCACGTCCCACACCTTGACGGTTTGATCGTCACTGGCGGTTGCGAGGAGACCGGCTTGATGGGGGGACCAAACCATGCCGTAGCCCTCACTGGCGTGTCCGACACAGACAGCCTGTGGGCAAAAGGTGGATTGCGGAGACGGCACGGAGGGGTGTTTGGAAAGGTCAAAGATGTAAACTTCGGGATTGGGACCGCGGGAAGCGACAATGAAATGGTTCTGTGGCATGTAACGAGCCCGGTTGACTTCTCCCAGATGCTGTATTTTGACTTTGATGTCAATTTTTCCTACAGCGGAATGGGCGAGGCCAAAGCCACCGATttcgttcttttcttcgtcgtaaCGCGGTGCGGGTTGTTTGACGGTTGTATCTTTCGTGGAattgttattgttgttgtcgttacTATCGGCGGGTACCACGGGTTGTTCCTTGGGTAAAGCACAGGTCGCCATCATGAGATAGTTCTGTTCGCCGGTGGTGTGCGTACCGATGAGTAAGGAATGTTCCGTGGCGTTGGGACCCGCCGTGTGCGTCTTGGGAAGCCACTGCGTCGTCAAGGATGGCCATTCGAGACTGTGCGTCATGACGAAATCGTAGAGAAAGGGCGTgttctttttccaaatcttgTACTCGGCGTCTATCAAGCGTTCTTCCAAAACGTCGGTTTGCAAAGGAGTCTTGGAGGACGACGTTGTGCCGTTCTTAGAGGAATGCGATGCCGCAGCAGGAGCCGTCGTCGAAGGCGTCAtgtggatgatgatgatgattcTGCTGACTAGGAGGAGTAGCGGAAGTGAGACTAATTGACTCTGAGTGGTGTAAACGTGCAATAAGCTGGACCAAAACGTCGTGTATAACCAACTGTAAGAGCAAAGCAAGGAAAGCAACGAAAGAATGACAAGCAATGGGACGGATTCACAGTCCCTCGTGGGTGGTTTCGGTGGCATTCATTGCCGTAGTCGACGTACCCTGATTGTGAGGTAACCTAGTCCTAATTCAAGGGTATCTGTAAAAGGGTACTACCGACCTAACAGTACAGTGTCGTCCAGACTCGGAACGCAAACGAACGTTGCTCGCGTAGCTTCGATTAACTGTAGGTGTGCAGAGTTTTAGGTAGTTAGGTCGTCCTTGTACGTTCTGGTTTTGGCGCGTGGATTTGGGATACTTGCCGGCGCGCAACCGGTATTGATGTGATATTGACATAGAGCCCAAACTAATTAAGGATGGGAGTACATTCTAAATCCGGGTCTTGTTACGGATGACATCGAGACCCGCTTTTTTGCATTGGACCAtgagacgacgaagaagagagCGATGCCCCAAGCGGCTCCTACCGGAGCCAAGCACACTTTTCAGTTCTGTTTGTACAGTCAACCGGCGGAATGAACGCTGTACGCTCGAGTCCGATCCGGTGTGTTTCGGCCCTGCGGAGATGGAGTCGGGTAGATGCGCCTATGCTTCGAATAGAGAGTCCCTTCTCACTCCTCTCCCCGAGCGTTATCCAGCGTCGGACGATGACCAAAGTGTCGGCGCTGTCACTCACGTCCAAACGGAGACACGGAAAGAAGATCAGTATGGTGACAGCTTACGACTATCCTTCGGCAGTGCACGTGGCACGTGCCGGGATGGACATTCTCCTCGTTGGCGATTccgtcgccatggtggaGCTTGGTTACGAGAATACGCAACCAATTACCTTGCGGGATATGCTCCATCACTGTGCCACCGTCAAACGGGGAGTTACGGCAGTCGCTTCTCAAGTTTCGCAGGTCCCTCTCTTGGTGGGAGACATGCCTTTTGGAACCTACGAATATCAAGATACGGACGTGGCACTCCGGAATGCCTACGCCTTTGTCAAGGAAGCCGGAATGGACGCCGTCAAACTAGAGGTACGCAACGGTATACCTCGTACCTACTAGCTCGTCGTCACCCCAACGCGTCATCGCCATCTCGTCTCTACTTGCTCACCCTCGTCATCTTGTAACCCGAATCAAAAACCACCAGGGCGGATCAAAGGCACGCGCCCAGACGGCACAGCGCATCGTCGAAGGCGGTGTCGCCGTCATGGGACACGTCGGTCTCACACCGCAGGCCATTTCGGTCCTAGGAGGCTTTCGAGCGCAGGGACGCACCGCAGTCCGGGCACGGCAGCTCGTCGACGAGGCCCTGCGCTTGCAGGATGCCGGGGTCTTTGCCGTTGTCTTGGAATGTGTACCGTCCAACGTGGCCCGGTCCATTACCGACACGTTGGAGATTCCCACCATTGGGATTGGAGCCGGTCCCCACACATCCGGGCAAGTCTTGGTGTACCACGACATGCTGGGTATGACCTCACATCCACATCACGACCAGTTCGTGCCCaagttttgcaaaaagtACGCCCAAGTGGGACACATGATTCAAGAAGGATTGCTCGAATTCAAAGCGGACGTGGAAAACGGAACATTTCCCTCGGACGCCTTTAGTCCGTACGTCATGACGGATGCCGAACATATCCAATTCGACGACTTGCTGGCCAAGGACGCGGCCGAACGACGACATCAACTGAACGAGGCGGATCAAAAGTACGTGGATAcggacgaatacgaaaaACTACACTTGTACGGCGCACCTTCGCACGCGACGGAGCAGCCAGCGAAAGGAACCGCGGCGTCGGAGCCACGTCCCGAGGAACAGAGCGGAGCCGCCACCCGAAAGAAATAGTAAAATTGTAGAATCCCGAACGAATGTAGACTAGTCGCTAGCGATACCCATACGGGATTattccatttccaaacacTAGACTATCTCCGTGGAAATATGGGAGAAGAAGGAAGCCATTCTTCTTCGACGCAAAAGCAGATATTG
Encoded here:
- the NURF-55 gene encoding chromatin assembly factor subunit c (Similar to the subunit C of the chromatin assembly factor 1 (CAF1) bringing newly synthesized histones H3 and H4 tetramer to replicating DNA. This subunit (p55 in fruit fly) associates with acetyltransferases and deacetylases in cell extracts and is also a component of the nucleosome remodeling factor complex (NURF); Other definition: nucleosome remodeling factor 55kDa subunit) gives rise to the protein MTPSTTAPAAASHSSKNGTTSSSKTPLQTDVLEERLIDAEYKIWKKNTPFLYDFVMTHSLEWPSLTTQWLPKTHTAGPNATEHSLLIGTHTTGEQNYLMMATCALPKEQPVVPADNTTVKQPAPRYDEEKNEIGGFGLAHSAVGKIDIKVKIQHLGEVNRARYMPQNHFIVASRGPNPEVYIFDLSKHPSVPSPQSTFCPQAVCVGHASEGYGMVWSPHQAGLLATASDDQTVKVWDVNTVLQSPPSTGTDSGGIQVAAHATLSAHQATVEDVDWHAHDPNMLASVGDDQLLAIWDLREPSKPLRSKPNAHDRDVNSVAFCPHDEYRLATGSADHDIAIWDLRNLDTRLHTLKSHTDEVYNLSWAPHAEGVLASCSADRRVGVWDLSRIGMEQSVEDAEDGPPELLFLHGGHTSKVSDFSWNVKDPWTIASVAEDNILQVWKMAEEIYVLENEEELPDESDEEDLE
- a CDS encoding predicted protein, coding for MTKVSALSLTSKRRHGKKISMVTAYDYPSAVHVARAGMDILLVGDSVAMVELGYENTQPITLRDMLHHCATVKRGVTAVASQVSQVPLLVGDMPFGTYEYQDTDVALRNAYAFVKEAGMDAVKLEGGSKARAQTAQRIVEGGVAVMGHVGLTPQAISVLGGFRAQGRTAVRARQLVDEALRLQDAGVFAVVLECVPSNVARSITDTLEIPTIGIGAGPHTSGQVLVYHDMLGMTSHPHHDQFVPKFCKKYAQVGHMIQEGLLEFKADVENGTFPSDAFSPYVMTDAE
- a CDS encoding predicted protein; its protein translation is MSNPFDQFTSDFQASLPPGVPHTQQPPEAPPNYQPAAAMGSPPPMGATYGNYGAPQSYGQPPPPTFAAPNPYGTNVPPVPQPPPGPTANESYGGYGAQGGYAGAPNPPGVDEGNPFGNSGAGAGMGAGAPPDPHPPQPPQPPQYPADPWGSAGPNGPPPPSQADANPYAQPAYGQPPPPPDATSYGAPPPQHQPAFGSPPPPQGPPQQPYESYGSVPAQPYGQPDPYGPDAGALVPAHVQSNPYAAYGQPAYGQPPPPQQAHNPYGQPPPQQQAQYAQPAPPAPVDPFSVFDSSAAPAPSQERALVPAGPDPTAANDDDFFGAFSANAPAPAAVPQALVTQAETEEKKGDDGLPPGGEWYDARIFTPTLGVMFFKPQELTDSLFLNTDKEMVDSLADRPVVAFIVEGSSARSAGVELGHILLKVNGVDVRSPKEASRLIKEGPRPLPLLFYVPGTDVVTAEGEHMVKYDTKETTAPNSAKEWKPKYIVIGGIIAQPWMMNMYRSKSEYDIAVIETQARRPVSVKVKQFSLQGARIQNDWQGPQMVKYKNKLHPWKYIVVLPVARNPIKISSPNLASLKPVHEGIRRLLLSQQRDRGGGGTRSSGDPYRSSNGGYNQGGREDPYANRSNGGGDPYASRGSGGGDPYANHNSGGGDPYANRNSGGGGGYDQSSQRGGYDQSSQGGGGYDQSVQRGGGYDQGGYGGPPPQQQQQQPPQPQQHYQQQPGLSDVENSIGLNELHTLLRDAVQKEDYVEAGRVSNIVLSRLYGDDPSVPEATRREQRRRMSWKGLGAAPWLNDRLDSLNYTFPTTIQINAMEAVNAILNTTDEVMESVSLEERVDVHQRDMGVVVSGTTGSGKTLAYLVPLLSTLSDSLFLRQRIRVGAEEAVGDTTGDLLDRVAVVTSPMIRSNSRKQTRQSGAIATGASMSSLGQSGKDVKSPLALIVVPTRELGVQTAMLLYQLVGGNIKDDPTALTGRANMFKYKGPKGIRIGCVLDDEEASFGLKLQTDVAITTPQYLGKLMDDEDVLPSKLRVIIYDEADLALEKTDAKDLERLFDDDPEEREYTRLTYLVGASVTEALGNLAVASRILPQGKSCIATATRFAALQSEEPLADAARIAGGEKSASLKDLSVCLYPGLKHERAVVPNDSSGLLTLTRLLRKELQAYDQTVKEAGDSGVAFNTVQRPRVVVFFPDEEQAKKAIVPLRDTMWGEHKLCVLLPTIGFNPLTIMDQFKRNETSVMLATANSVRGLDFPALTHVYTLYLPMNDPREYVHLAGRVGRVGQLGSVLGDGGHVVSILREDDAGKMDELAATLGFEFVDIEATPDVIPRGEDGSLDVDNVDVEKMRRLLEDTMTLVDLAEDIGDDPTVIEATLVDDSDEEDDEDDGDEDSFQ